From Jiangella mangrovi:
CCGCCGCGAGCGGGGAGAGCTCCGTCACGCTGACCGGCAACGGCCCGGACACCGGCGGCGCGTCGGGCTGGTTCCGGCCGACGGTCGCGCTGTCGACGCTGACGGTCGAGTTCGCCTGGCAGACCGGCTTCCCCGTCTACCACACCTGGTTCGCGACGGAGCTGCGCTCGGTCGCCGGCACGGTCACGCTGGACAGGACGACGCCGCAGGCCGGTGTGGAACTGACGCTGACCTCTCCTGGCGGCGAGGTCGTGGCGACCGCGGTCACCGGCGACGACGGCGGCTACGTCTTCGAGGGCGTCGCGCCCGGCGAGTACGACGTGACGATGACGGTGCCGGACGGGCTCTTCCCGGTGGGGCCGACGGAGCTGCCTGCGGACGCCGTCGCCGCGGAGGTGACGGGGGTCGACTTCGACCTCACCGCCTCCGAGCCCGAGCCCGAGGTCCACGACGTGCCCGGCACCGTCACCGACCCGTCGGGCGACCCGGTACCGGACGCCGACGTCGTGCTCGAGACCCCCGACGGTGACCCCGTCGCCGAGACCACCACCGACGAGAACGGCGACTTCCTGCTCCCCGACGTCCCGGCCGGCGACTACGACCTGGTCATCACCCCGCCCGGCGGCGCGCCGACGGAGGTCCCGGTGACCGTCCCGCTCGACGAGCCGCTGGACATCGTTGCGGACCCGACGCCGACCCCGACGCCCACGCCGTCGCCCACCGAGGAGCCGACGTCCACACCGTCGCCCACGGGTGAGCCGACACCGTCGCCCACGGATGGGCCGGACGAGCCGGACGAGCCGGGCGAGGAGCTGCCGGACACCGGCACCGGAGCCGGGCGGGTCGCCGTCGCCGTCGGCCTGCTCGGTGCGGGCGCCGCCATGGTGCTGCTCGCGCGTCGCCGCATGGGGTACGAATAGCGCGTGGAGAGTGACGGGGACCGGCCGGCGTTCGTGCTGCACGAGCACCGCCGGCCCCGTCACCACTTCGACCTGCGGTTGGAGGAGGGCGGCGTCCTGCGCTCGTGGGCCGTGCCCCGCGGGCTGCCGCGCGAACCGGGCGAGAACCGGCTCGCCGTCGAGGTGCCCGATCACGACCTCGACCACCTCGGCTACGAGGACGCCGACAAGTCCGTCGCCGACACCGGCTGGTGGGAGGAGCACGACCGCACCGAGCGGCGCATGCTCTTCACCCTGCACGGCCGCGGCGGCGCCGCCCGGTACGCGCTGATCCGCACCGGCACGGACTGGTTGCTGCGCCGGACCCTCGATCAGCCGCCGTCCGGTGACGAATCGTCGTGAGGGTCGTCGAGAACGGCGCGCCGGCTCCGACTCACTGACGAACCGCCGGGGAGGCCGGCGACAGAGCGAAAGGCACGACCATGAGCCAGAAGATCACGCCGTTCCTGTGGTTCGACGACGACGCCGAAGAGGCGCTCACCCTGTACACCTCCATCTTCGACGACGCCCGCATCACGTCGCTCAGCCGTTACGGCGAGGGCGGCCCGTTCCCCGCCGGCACCCTGCAGTCGGCGACGTTCGAGCTGGCCGGGCAGGAGTTCATGGCCCTCAACGGCGGCCCGCACGACGAGTTCAACGACGCCATCTCGCTGTTCGTGAGCTGCGAGACGCAGGAGGAGATCGACCGCTACTGGGACGCCCTGCTCGCCGACGGCGGCAAGGCCACCCAGTGCGGCTGGCTGAAGGACCGCTTCGGCGTGTCCTGGCAGGTGACGCCGGTGCAGCTGCTGCAGTACCTCAGCGACCCGGATCCCGAGAAGGCCGGCCGCACCGCCGCCGCGATGATGTCGATGGTCAAGCTCGACCTGCACGCCCTCACGGCCGCCTACGAAGGCCGCCCTTGACGAACCGCTCCGCGCCCATGGCGCCCGCGATGGTTGAGGGAAAGGTGTCGCCAGAGCGACACGGATCCCTCAACCATCGACCGCGCGGGCGCCCCTACGCGGCGGTGGGGCGGAGGAGCTGGCGTACGGCGCGGCCGGCGGCGAGCTCGTCGAAGGCGGCGGCGAGGCCGTCGAAGCCGATGACGCCGGTGCGGAGCTGCTCAATCGGCAGCTTGCCCGCCTCCCAGAGGCGGATGAGCCGGGGGATGTCGCGCGCCGGCGCGGCCGAGCCCATGTAGGAGCCGCGCAGCACGCGGCCCTCGCCGGTGAGGGTGACGGCGGGGAGCGAGCTGCGATGGGAGGGGTCGGGCAGGCCGACGGCAACGGTGGAGCCGCCGCGGGCGGTGACGGCGAACGCGGTCTCGAGGACGGCGGCGCTGCCGACGCACTCGAACGCGTGGTCGGCACCACCCCCGGTCGCCGAGCGCACTGCCTCCACCAGGTCATCCACCGCACCGGGGTCCAGCACAGCGGTCGCCCCCAACGACTGGGCCAGCTCGAGCTTCGACGCCACCGTGTCGACGGCGACGACGGGGTGCGCGCCGGCCAGGGCGGCGCCCATGACCGCGGACAGCCCCACCCCGCCCAGCCCGAACACGACCGCCGACTCCCCCGGCCGGACGCCCGCCGTGTTGACGGCGGCGCCGAAGCCGGTGAGCACCGCGCAGCCGAGCATCGCGGCGACGTCGAACGGCACGCTGTCAGGGACGACGACCACCGAGCCGCGCGACACGACGGTGCGCTCGGCGAACGCCGACACGCCCAGGTGGTGGGCGAACTCCACGCCGGAGCGGCCGAACCGGGTGCCGCCGGCGACCAGCCGGCCGGCGCCGTTGGCGGCCGCGCCGACCACGCACATCGCCGGGCGACCGCCGGCGCACTCGACGCAGTGGCCGCACGACGGCACGAACGTCATGACGACGTGGTCGCCGGGCGCGACGTCGATGACCCCGGGACCGACCTCCTCGACCACGCCGGCCGCCTCGTGCCCCAGCACCATGGGCGTCGGCCGCGGCCGGCTGCCGTTGATGACGGACAGGTCGGAGTGGCAGAGCCCGGCCGCCTCGACACGGACCAGCAGCTCACCGGCGTCGGGCGGCGCCAACGTCAACGACTCCACCGTCAGCGCCGAACCACTGGCGTACGGAGGCGCGTCACCCAGTCGCCACAACACCGCTGCGCGGGTCTCGATCACAGCAGCCCCAGCGCCTCGCGCGGGTCGCCGTCGATCAGCCAGTCCAGTGTCGACGGCAGCACGTACGGCATGGTCGGCGGGCGCATCGCCGCGATCTCGCGGAGTCCCTCCACGGCCTGGGCCGGTGTCCAGATCGGGAAGTCCGAGCCGAACAGCAGCTTGTCGACCACGCCCCACTCCTGCGCGCGGACCAGTGCGTGGTAGCCGTCGAACGGGCGCGCCCACGACGCGGACACGTCGGTGAAGACCCGCCGGTTCTTCCGGCACACGACCATGGCCTCGCGCTGCCACGGGTGACCCATGTGCGCCATGACCATGGTGAGGTCGGGGTGCCGGCGGGCAACCTCGTCGACGACCAGCGGCTGGCTGACCATGAGCGACCCGGCCGGGCTCGGCGTCGCGCCCATGTGCCACAGGATCACCAGGCCGGCCGCCGTCGCCGCCTCGTAGAACGGGTCGAACCGCTCGTCCCGTGCGTCGAACAGGGACAGGACGGGGTACAGCTTGATGCCCCGCAGCCCGCGGGCGACCCCGTCGGCCAGCTGGTCGAGCACGTCCGAGTCCGTCGGGTCCAGCGCCATGAACCCGATGGTGTTCGTGCTGGTGTTCTTGCAGAACCACTCGACGTACTCGTTCGGCGTCGCCACTCCGGCCGCCGTCGCCCGCAGGCCGAAGACGCAGGCGACGGAGACGCCCTTCATCGCCTCGTCGTACTCCTCGGGCGTGAAGGCGTGCGCCTCCTCCTGTCCGTACACCGGCGCCCAGTGGGCCCGCCACTCCGGGCCCCAGTGCTCGGGCTGGTGGCAGTGGGTGTGGACGTCGAACATGCGGCCTCCTGAGCCTCAGCTGAGAAACGTACGTCGGCTACGCCTAGCGGGCGGGACGCAGCGAGCTGTGGACGATGCGCATGGCGGCGGCGGTGTCGGGGTCGCCGGCCAGCTCGGCCGCCGTCTCGTTCAGCCGCTCGAGGTAGAACTGCTGGCGGTCCGGGCCGAACTCGCCGGACGGGCCCGAGACGCTGACCGCCGCCAGGCACTCGCCGTCGACCTCGACCGGGACGGCGACGCAGCGCAGGCCGACGCTGCGCTCGTTGTCGTCGAACGCGTAGCCGCGCCGCTCGATCAGCCGCAGCTCGCGGGCGAGCTCGTCGAGCGTGGTGATGGTGTCGTCGGTGAACTTGGTGAACGGGTCCGGCGGCACGTGCTCGGCCAGCCGGTCCACGGGCAGCCGCGACAGCAGCATCTTGCCCAGGCCGGTGCAGTAGCCGTGGTCGCGGACGCCGGGGCTGGCGCGGAACCGGATCGGCCGGTCCGGCTCGTGCACGCCGACGTGGATGACCTGCTCGCCGTCGAGCATGCCGAGGTTCGCCGTCTGCCCGGTGCGCACGGCCAGCGGCGCGAGGTAGCGGTCGGCCACCACGGACAGGTCCAGCGAGGACATGTACGCGTTCGACAGCCGCAGCACCTTGTGCCCGAGCCGGTACGAAGGGCGCTCGTCGACGCGGACGATGTACTCCATCTCCGCCAGCACCGCGAGCAGCCGGACCAGCGTGCTCTTCGGCAAGCCGGTCGACTCGCTGATGTCCACCAGTGTCAGCGGCTCGTCGCCGTTGGACAGCAGTTCCAGCAGCGCGAGCCCGCGCGCCAGCGCGTTCGCGTGGTAGTTGGCCGACGCCGGCCGGTCGTCGTCGACCGACGTCCGCCGGGTTGTTCTCGCGACAGGTCTCATGGTCGCTGCCCCTTGTCCCTCGTCCCTGCTCTGAGTACGTGTCCGGCCCGCGCTCCGGTGTGGTCCCCCTGGCCGGCCGTCGG
This genomic window contains:
- a CDS encoding DNA polymerase ligase N-terminal domain-containing protein, which codes for MESDGDRPAFVLHEHRRPRHHFDLRLEEGGVLRSWAVPRGLPREPGENRLAVEVPDHDLDHLGYEDADKSVADTGWWEEHDRTERRMLFTLHGRGGAARYALIRTGTDWLLRRTLDQPPSGDESS
- a CDS encoding zinc-binding dehydrogenase, coding for MIETRAAVLWRLGDAPPYASGSALTVESLTLAPPDAGELLVRVEAAGLCHSDLSVINGSRPRPTPMVLGHEAAGVVEEVGPGVIDVAPGDHVVMTFVPSCGHCVECAGGRPAMCVVGAAANGAGRLVAGGTRFGRSGVEFAHHLGVSAFAERTVVSRGSVVVVPDSVPFDVAAMLGCAVLTGFGAAVNTAGVRPGESAVVFGLGGVGLSAVMGAALAGAHPVVAVDTVASKLELAQSLGATAVLDPGAVDDLVEAVRSATGGGADHAFECVGSAAVLETAFAVTARGGSTVAVGLPDPSHRSSLPAVTLTGEGRVLRGSYMGSAAPARDIPRLIRLWEAGKLPIEQLRTGVIGFDGLAAAFDELAAGRAVRQLLRPTAA
- a CDS encoding carboxypeptidase regulatory-like domain-containing protein, producing MARGMVRAVAAAAGAAALALGVAGSAYAEGSYAEVTLSGGAGAYEGTVTLPPGFPAVSFSSDSRAAATVPTGASNWISAGTPWGEVFGSSRDQPYLNLRPAADATGSPSTTVYTFDTPTPAGGWGFALGDIDSDIAMVSALDASGEPVAAADLGFEGAFNYCDASPRPSGSVCSSGPPAGGDGFDLPAAASGESSVTLTGNGPDTGGASGWFRPTVALSTLTVEFAWQTGFPVYHTWFATELRSVAGTVTLDRTTPQAGVELTLTSPGGEVVATAVTGDDGGYVFEGVAPGEYDVTMTVPDGLFPVGPTELPADAVAAEVTGVDFDLTASEPEPEVHDVPGTVTDPSGDPVPDADVVLETPDGDPVAETTTDENGDFLLPDVPAGDYDLVITPPGGAPTEVPVTVPLDEPLDIVADPTPTPTPTPSPTEEPTSTPSPTGEPTPSPTDGPDEPDEPGEELPDTGTGAGRVAVAVGLLGAGAAMVLLARRRMGYE
- a CDS encoding amidohydrolase family protein, with the protein product MFDVHTHCHQPEHWGPEWRAHWAPVYGQEEAHAFTPEEYDEAMKGVSVACVFGLRATAAGVATPNEYVEWFCKNTSTNTIGFMALDPTDSDVLDQLADGVARGLRGIKLYPVLSLFDARDERFDPFYEAATAAGLVILWHMGATPSPAGSLMVSQPLVVDEVARRHPDLTMVMAHMGHPWQREAMVVCRKNRRVFTDVSASWARPFDGYHALVRAQEWGVVDKLLFGSDFPIWTPAQAVEGLREIAAMRPPTMPYVLPSTLDWLIDGDPREALGLL
- a CDS encoding VOC family protein, which gives rise to MSQKITPFLWFDDDAEEALTLYTSIFDDARITSLSRYGEGGPFPAGTLQSATFELAGQEFMALNGGPHDEFNDAISLFVSCETQEEIDRYWDALLADGGKATQCGWLKDRFGVSWQVTPVQLLQYLSDPDPEKAGRTAAAMMSMVKLDLHALTAAYEGRP
- a CDS encoding IclR family transcriptional regulator codes for the protein MRPVARTTRRTSVDDDRPASANYHANALARGLALLELLSNGDEPLTLVDISESTGLPKSTLVRLLAVLAEMEYIVRVDERPSYRLGHKVLRLSNAYMSSLDLSVVADRYLAPLAVRTGQTANLGMLDGEQVIHVGVHEPDRPIRFRASPGVRDHGYCTGLGKMLLSRLPVDRLAEHVPPDPFTKFTDDTITTLDELARELRLIERRGYAFDDNERSVGLRCVAVPVEVDGECLAAVSVSGPSGEFGPDRQQFYLERLNETAAELAGDPDTAAAMRIVHSSLRPAR